Proteins found in one Pyrus communis chromosome 15, drPyrComm1.1, whole genome shotgun sequence genomic segment:
- the LOC137717128 gene encoding uncharacterized protein, whose translation MSFRKQLSGNMKRKKKAKHNEIAESLKGSLNKKFKKNSIKNESVENLRENDVAEKSQNVVGESHDHEIGGYVEKDVNDESQDRENGGDLEENVGDDSQDHENGGVDLNVDDGHNGVEENIESPEPIFHLNIYDPRVWDGLNAEMIDLLVENGLIRETNLIYPKDKLSRKFSSHYYDRKLRTSEIYDRKWLMYSKELDKVFCFCCKLFKTIASKSELAKDGISDWRHLGEKLDQHEKSKEHLTNLKTWVGLKSRLTEN comes from the coding sequence ATGTCTTTTAGGAAACAACTCTCTGGTaatatgaaaaggaaaaaaaaggcaaaGCATAACGAAATTGCCGAAAGTTTAAAAGGATctcttaataaaaaatttaaaaaaaattctataaagAATGAGTCGGTTGAAAATTTAAGAGAAAATGATGTTGCTGAAAAGTCACAAAATGTTGTTGGGGAGTCTCATGATCATGAAATTGGTGGTTATGTGGAGAAAGATGTTAATGACGAGTCTCAAGACCGTGAAAATGGTGGTGATTTAGAGGAAAATGTTGGTGATGATTCTCAAGACCATGAAAATGGTGGTGTGGATTTAAATGTTGATGATGGTCATAATGGtgtagaggaaaatattgaATCTCCTGAACCTATTTTCCATTTAAACATTTATGATCCAAGAGTTTGGGATGGTCTTAATGCAGAAATGATAGACTTACTTGTAGAAAATGGACTAATTCGAGAAACTAATCTCATTTATCCTAAGGACAAACTATCTAGAAAATTTTCCTCACACTACTATGATCGAAAATTACGAACGAGTGAAATTTATGACAGGAAATGGCTCATGTACTCAAAAGAGTTGGACAAAGTCTTTTGCTTTTGCTGTAAATTGTTTAAAACAATTGCCTCAAAAAGTGAGTTAGCAAAAGATGGAATTAGTGATTGGAGACATCTTGGTGAGAAGCTTGACCAACATGAAAAGAGTAAGGAGCATCTCACTAATTTGAAAACTTGGGTTGGGTTGAAAAGTAGATTGACAGAAAATTAG